One window of Cellulomonas shaoxiangyii genomic DNA carries:
- a CDS encoding M15 family metallopeptidase produces MVRVLPCPAPAESRPPEAEIRRVAVSVLTAASLALGAAAGGWAWTAERRGDEAALRDAAESRVAAVALAVDADRSAAAAGTALLGTAGAAAVQAGPRAALDAAVAQAHGTLGSSAERVDDEAVREALAGVLGTAEGEADGASAVRLRALAADVAVAERAVAEAVAAREAAQAAARAQAAAARPRTPAPGAPAPAAAPAADRSCVTTYSGPAFWTSVPTEGGDGSNGRLPPSALSAVSWTRDSQGTPFYLRQDATAALERLNAAFRAALGHDLALDLTYRDYDTQVEMRAALGAVAAVPGTSSHGTGLAIDVPELPCAYGWDSAARAWLVANGPSYGWVSPTWARQGGSNPEYWHYEYRG; encoded by the coding sequence GTGGTCCGCGTCCTGCCGTGCCCCGCGCCGGCCGAGTCCCGACCACCGGAGGCCGAGATCCGCCGCGTCGCCGTCAGCGTGCTCACCGCCGCCTCGCTCGCCCTGGGCGCGGCAGCGGGCGGCTGGGCGTGGACGGCCGAGAGGCGGGGCGACGAGGCGGCCCTGCGGGACGCGGCCGAGTCCCGGGTCGCCGCGGTCGCGCTCGCGGTCGACGCGGACCGGTCCGCCGCGGCGGCCGGGACGGCCCTCCTCGGCACGGCGGGTGCCGCGGCCGTGCAGGCAGGGCCCCGGGCGGCGCTCGACGCCGCGGTGGCGCAGGCCCACGGCACGCTCGGGTCCTCCGCGGAGCGGGTCGACGACGAGGCGGTGCGCGAGGCGCTGGCGGGGGTGCTCGGCACGGCGGAGGGGGAGGCGGACGGTGCGTCGGCGGTGCGGCTGCGCGCGCTCGCGGCGGACGTCGCGGTCGCCGAGCGTGCGGTCGCCGAGGCGGTCGCCGCGCGCGAGGCCGCGCAGGCCGCGGCGCGCGCCCAGGCCGCCGCCGCCCGCCCGCGCACACCGGCGCCGGGCGCGCCCGCACCCGCAGCCGCACCGGCGGCCGACCGCTCGTGCGTGACCACGTACTCCGGCCCCGCGTTCTGGACGTCGGTGCCCACCGAGGGCGGCGACGGCAGCAACGGGCGCCTGCCCCCCTCGGCGCTGAGCGCGGTGTCGTGGACGCGCGACTCGCAGGGGACGCCCTTCTACCTGCGCCAGGACGCGACGGCCGCGCTGGAGCGCCTCAACGCCGCGTTCCGTGCGGCGCTCGGCCACGACCTCGCGCTCGACCTCACGTACCGCGACTACGACACCCAGGTGGAGATGCGCGCCGCGCTCGGGGCGGTCGCGGCCGTGCCCGGGACGTCGTCGCACGGCACCGGCCTCGCGATCGACGTGCCGGAGCTCCCGTGCGCGTACGGGTGGGACAGCGCCGCGCGCGCCTGGCTCGTCGCGAACGGGCCGTCGTACGGGTGGGTGTCACCCACGTGGGCGCGTCAGGGCGGCTCCAACCCCGAGTACTGGCACTACGAGTACCGCGGCTGA
- a CDS encoding RNA polymerase sigma factor, translating into MPTHPPHADVVPGGPAPAADRDRGAPGGTLPDAPPAPLAGAGPAGASPPAHDGAWFDSLVRAHATAVHRYVARRAGRSDAEDLTADVLTVAWRRRDDVPDGAELPWLYRTAGFVVANHRRKGRPVPVAEVPDVPDGDDPALRTVRDDTVRTVLAGLSARDREVLLLHAWEGLTGDALAAVLGTGRGGADAALSRARSRLRAAFAAVDA; encoded by the coding sequence GTGCCGACGCACCCCCCGCACGCCGACGTCGTCCCCGGCGGGCCCGCGCCCGCGGCGGACCGGGACCGCGGCGCGCCCGGGGGCACACTCCCGGACGCGCCGCCCGCTCCGCTCGCCGGTGCCGGTCCGGCCGGTGCGTCCCCGCCCGCCCACGACGGCGCCTGGTTCGACTCCCTCGTGCGCGCGCACGCCACGGCGGTGCACCGGTACGTCGCACGCCGCGCGGGCCGGTCGGACGCGGAGGACCTCACGGCCGACGTGCTGACCGTCGCCTGGCGCCGGCGCGACGACGTGCCGGACGGCGCCGAGCTGCCGTGGCTGTACCGGACGGCGGGCTTCGTCGTGGCGAACCACCGCCGCAAGGGACGCCCCGTGCCGGTCGCCGAGGTTCCCGACGTGCCCGACGGTGACGACCCCGCGCTGCGGACCGTGCGGGACGACACCGTGCGGACCGTGCTGGCCGGGCTGTCCGCGCGGGACCGCGAGGTGCTGCTGCTGCACGCCTGGGAGGGGCTGACGGGCGACGCCCTCGCGGCGGTCCTCGGCACCGGGCGTGGCGGGGCGGACGCCGCCCTCTCGCGGGCGCGGTCGCGGCTGCGGGCCGCGTTCGCCGCCGTCGACGCCTGA
- a CDS encoding ATP-binding protein yields the protein MGDVRDLRSGRRRGAPPPIVDDELVVIAERSASRQARHWVMRAVAGAGVGGAANQVIELLAGELVSNAVVHGPSGEPVRVAVRVDGPVVRVAVTDRGGGTPQVRHPEPTALNGRGMALVEALSTAWGSARLPDGGTTVWFEVDTDE from the coding sequence GTGGGTGACGTCCGGGACCTCCGCAGCGGACGGCGGCGCGGTGCGCCGCCGCCCATCGTCGACGACGAGCTCGTCGTCATCGCCGAGCGCAGCGCGTCGCGTCAGGCGCGGCACTGGGTGATGCGCGCCGTCGCCGGGGCGGGGGTGGGCGGGGCGGCCAACCAGGTCATCGAGCTGCTCGCGGGCGAGCTGGTGTCGAACGCGGTCGTGCACGGCCCGTCCGGCGAGCCGGTGCGGGTGGCGGTGCGGGTCGACGGCCCGGTCGTGCGCGTCGCGGTCACCGACCGCGGCGGCGGCACCCCGCAGGTCCGTCATCCCGAGCCGACCGCCCTCAACGGCCGCGGCATGGCGCTGGTCGAGGCGCTGTCGACGGCCTGGGGCTCGGCCCGGCTGCCCGACGGGGGCACCACCGTGTGGTTCGAGGTCGACACCGACGAGTGA
- the ligD gene encoding non-homologous end-joining DNA ligase: MAQKAPTVELDVRGRTVRVTSPDRVVFPARGLTKLDVVQYFVAVGDGILGALLHRPTTLERWPKGVFEGARMSTRQDSTGDAFYQKRLPQGAPDYVETARIAFPSGRTADEVAPTELAVVAWAANMGTLTFHPWPVVRDDVEQPDQIRIDLDPQPGTDFADAARVAPHVRELLAEHGLEGVPKTSGGRGIHVFVPIEPAWTFTDARRATIAFGRELERRLPDQVTMKWWKEERGQKIFVDYNQMARDRTIASAYSIRSNPRATVSAPLTWDEVGDVHPDDFDVLTMPQRLADVGDLFAPLVAHEQPRYRLESLLELADRQERDEGHGDLPYPPEYPKMPGEPKRVQPSKDRDRPR, encoded by the coding sequence ATGGCACAGAAGGCACCCACGGTCGAGCTGGACGTGCGCGGCCGCACGGTCCGCGTCACGAGCCCCGACCGCGTCGTGTTCCCGGCGCGCGGGCTGACCAAGCTGGACGTCGTCCAGTACTTCGTCGCGGTAGGCGACGGCATCCTCGGTGCGCTGCTGCACCGCCCCACGACGCTCGAGCGCTGGCCCAAGGGCGTCTTCGAGGGCGCGCGCATGTCGACGCGCCAGGACTCGACGGGTGACGCGTTCTACCAGAAGCGGCTGCCGCAGGGCGCTCCCGACTACGTGGAGACCGCCCGCATCGCGTTCCCGAGCGGCCGCACGGCGGACGAGGTCGCACCCACCGAGCTCGCGGTCGTCGCCTGGGCGGCGAACATGGGCACGCTGACGTTCCACCCGTGGCCGGTGGTCCGCGACGACGTGGAGCAGCCCGACCAGATCCGCATCGACCTGGACCCGCAGCCGGGCACCGACTTCGCCGACGCGGCGCGCGTCGCCCCCCACGTCCGCGAGCTCCTCGCCGAGCACGGCCTCGAGGGCGTGCCGAAGACGTCGGGCGGGCGCGGCATCCACGTCTTCGTGCCGATCGAGCCCGCGTGGACGTTCACGGACGCGCGGCGGGCCACGATCGCGTTCGGGCGCGAGCTCGAACGGCGGCTGCCCGACCAGGTGACGATGAAGTGGTGGAAGGAGGAGCGGGGGCAGAAGATCTTCGTCGACTACAACCAGATGGCGCGCGACCGCACCATCGCGTCGGCGTACTCGATCCGCTCGAACCCCCGCGCCACGGTGTCGGCGCCGCTCACGTGGGACGAGGTCGGCGACGTCCACCCCGACGACTTCGACGTGCTGACGATGCCGCAGCGCCTCGCCGACGTCGGTGACCTCTTCGCGCCGCTCGTCGCGCACGAGCAGCCGCGGTACCGCCTGGAGTCGCTGCTCGAGCTCGCCGACCGGCAGGAGCGGGACGAGGGCCACGGCGACCTGCCGTACCCGCCCGAGTACCCGAAGATGCCCGGCGAGCCCAAGCGCGTGCAGCCGAGCAAGGACCGCGACCGGCCGCGGTGA
- a CDS encoding MinD/ParA family ATP-binding protein has translation MTDTGGGDVATREPTTGALPHIVAEVREDGTGEISVDGVLQRIAAADLAEAGAQMTSRIATLAQEAGRALPVEVRDPDGLWALVIHPDGRVDEATDADEVAPLTGDVTAVAAPGAVPAAGGPLAATSAPTAAVAPAPAPPTTGATPAVDAPPPATRRGGPATGATPAVGGRRSSGPATGATPAVGGTSLPTLDDLLAARHPAHEGPAERGWQRTVRRLTFGAVTPQPGRAERVRRSQVEAVRRTFDGPRTVVVVNPKGGAHKTTATMMLAATFGLHRGGYTLAWDNNETRGTLGWRSSHADHTRTAVDLLHALPDLTGRGTLRIGDLDSYVRTQPKEQFDVLASDENAASVSSVDAESFRALHQVLSQFYRVLVVDTGNNMRASNWRAAVDTADQLVVVSTLREDTAQSAAWALDALRATGHEELVRQAVTILSFPEPKVDKDLRQRLRSHFGALTRAVVEVPHDRALVTGGPIAHASLRPSTRDAWLRATAVVADGL, from the coding sequence ATGACGGACACCGGCGGCGGCGACGTGGCCACGCGCGAGCCCACGACGGGCGCGCTGCCCCACATCGTGGCGGAGGTGCGCGAGGACGGCACGGGGGAGATCTCCGTCGACGGTGTGCTCCAGCGCATCGCGGCGGCGGACCTCGCGGAGGCCGGCGCGCAGATGACCTCGCGCATCGCGACGCTCGCGCAGGAGGCAGGGCGCGCGCTGCCCGTCGAGGTCCGCGACCCCGACGGGCTGTGGGCGCTCGTGATCCACCCGGACGGTCGGGTGGACGAGGCGACGGACGCCGACGAGGTGGCACCCCTGACCGGCGACGTGACCGCCGTGGCAGCACCCGGCGCGGTGCCGGCCGCCGGAGGCCCCCTCGCGGCGACGTCGGCCCCGACCGCCGCGGTGGCCCCCGCACCCGCCCCGCCGACCACCGGCGCCACGCCCGCCGTGGACGCGCCGCCCCCGGCCACGCGCCGCGGCGGACCCGCCACGGGCGCGACACCCGCGGTCGGCGGCCGCCGCAGCAGCGGCCCCGCGACCGGGGCGACCCCGGCCGTCGGCGGCACCTCGCTGCCCACGCTCGACGACCTGCTGGCGGCCCGGCACCCCGCGCACGAGGGCCCCGCCGAGCGCGGCTGGCAGCGCACGGTCCGCCGCCTCACGTTCGGCGCGGTGACGCCGCAGCCGGGGCGCGCCGAGCGCGTCCGGCGGTCGCAGGTCGAGGCCGTGCGCCGCACGTTCGACGGCCCGCGCACGGTCGTCGTCGTCAACCCCAAGGGCGGCGCGCACAAGACGACCGCGACGATGATGCTCGCGGCGACGTTCGGCCTGCACCGCGGCGGGTACACGCTCGCGTGGGACAACAACGAGACGCGCGGCACGCTCGGCTGGCGCTCGTCGCACGCGGACCACACGCGCACGGCGGTCGACCTGCTGCACGCGCTGCCGGACCTCACCGGGCGCGGCACCCTGCGCATCGGCGACCTCGACTCGTACGTGCGCACGCAGCCGAAGGAGCAGTTCGACGTGCTCGCCTCGGACGAGAACGCGGCGTCGGTGTCGAGCGTCGACGCGGAGTCGTTCCGCGCGCTGCACCAGGTGCTGTCGCAGTTCTACCGGGTGCTCGTCGTGGACACGGGCAACAACATGCGCGCCTCCAACTGGCGCGCGGCGGTCGACACGGCGGACCAGCTCGTCGTCGTCTCGACGCTGCGTGAGGACACGGCGCAGTCGGCGGCGTGGGCGCTCGACGCACTGCGCGCGACCGGCCACGAGGAGCTGGTGCGCCAGGCCGTCACGATCCTGTCGTTCCCCGAGCCGAAGGTCGACAAGGACCTGCGCCAGCGGCTGCGCTCGCACTTCGGCGCGCTCACGCGGGCCGTCGTCGAGGTGCCGCACGACCGGGCGCTCGTCACGGGCGGGCCCATCGCGCACGCGTCCCTGCGCCCGTCGACCCGCGACGCGTGGCTGCGTGCCACGGCCGTGGTGGCCGACGGCCTCTGA
- a CDS encoding helix-turn-helix transcriptional regulator: protein MARGPMSTPFVARSAQVARLTEALGRARAGTPSLVLLGADAGVGKTRLVREVAERAGADGARVVTGHCVDLGEIGLPYLPFAEALGALHALDPDAVRAVAAARPALARLAGPGTVAPPGDDAADRLQLFEGVVEALAASASPDRPLLLVLEDMHWADASSRDLLRFLVSRLAGQHLLVVVTYRTDDLHRRHPWRPVAAELARHPRSERLLLDPFTEDELRDFTAAVAGAPLPDPLLRRVRERAEGNAYFTEELLEAGADSDALPWTLGDVLRTRVEQLEPAPLRLVQLASAAGRRVDEPLLRAAAGADGDPALAAPGAVERALRDAVAQHVLVVEDGRIAFRHALLAEAVYTDLLPGELGGVHRAYLRALDAEPGVGTAAQRAAHAVRAPDLPVALRASWDAAVQAHRVLAPTEELRHLEVVLRLWDAAPEVAAALPEHRAGVLLRAAGAASRAGAADRAVQLARSALEAPDTPPGERPAVRTMVARHLLGVDDVPTALDEAARAVAELPDAPTPARAWALATYARAAVNAGREDEAEQLAGRAVEIAREVGDAAAESDAMATLALAERLDHAQSARLLAEALERAVGAEDRATELRIRYNLASAHYDVGDLPRAAQASATGVARARALGMSWAPHGVDLHALDAMIRFARGDLSPRAPGPDDDGDVPEFAAALVAAGDLWAAVARGDDDAVGRAQALERWWDRDPLVALLAGGNAVDALTWQGRPAQARELLDRVDAHLRSVWPQMYTGGIRMSALALAATADEAAVRRLAGAAVDDLLADADARLDRAERTAQARRPRPGGMGPEGRAWLARARAEHARARSEAAPALWASTVAEFGYGHAYEEARSRWRWAEALLVAGDRAAATTQAASALAAAQGMGARPLAEAVRDLVRRGRLDVAGVRAQGVDVLTAREAEVLALVAQGLSNRQIGERLFISGKTVSVHVSNVLGKLGASGRTEAVTVAHRRGLLTPRA, encoded by the coding sequence GTGGCACGCGGCCCGATGAGCACCCCGTTCGTCGCGCGCTCGGCGCAGGTGGCCCGGCTGACCGAGGCCCTGGGCCGCGCGCGCGCCGGCACGCCCTCGCTCGTGCTGCTCGGCGCGGACGCGGGCGTCGGCAAGACCCGGCTCGTCCGCGAGGTGGCCGAGCGCGCCGGGGCGGACGGCGCGCGCGTGGTGACCGGGCACTGCGTCGACCTGGGCGAGATCGGGCTGCCCTACCTGCCGTTCGCGGAGGCGCTGGGTGCGCTGCACGCGCTCGACCCGGACGCGGTGCGTGCGGTCGCCGCCGCCCGGCCGGCGCTCGCGCGGCTCGCCGGCCCGGGCACGGTCGCGCCCCCGGGCGACGACGCCGCGGACCGGCTCCAGCTCTTCGAGGGCGTCGTCGAGGCGCTCGCGGCGTCCGCGTCGCCGGACCGGCCGCTGCTGCTCGTGCTGGAGGACATGCACTGGGCCGACGCGTCGAGCCGTGACCTGCTGCGCTTCCTCGTCTCGCGCCTCGCCGGGCAGCACCTGCTCGTCGTCGTCACCTACCGGACGGACGACCTGCACCGGCGCCACCCGTGGCGTCCCGTGGCCGCCGAGCTGGCACGGCACCCGCGCTCCGAGCGCCTCCTGCTCGACCCGTTCACCGAGGACGAGCTGCGGGACTTCACCGCGGCCGTGGCCGGTGCGCCGCTGCCCGACCCGCTGCTGCGCCGCGTGCGCGAGCGCGCCGAGGGAAACGCGTACTTCACCGAGGAGCTGCTCGAGGCGGGCGCGGACAGCGACGCGCTGCCGTGGACGCTCGGCGACGTGCTGCGCACACGCGTCGAGCAGCTCGAGCCGGCACCGCTGCGCCTGGTGCAGCTCGCGTCCGCCGCCGGCCGCCGGGTCGACGAGCCCCTGCTGCGCGCCGCCGCCGGCGCCGACGGCGACCCGGCCCTGGCCGCGCCCGGTGCGGTCGAGCGCGCGCTGCGCGACGCGGTGGCGCAGCACGTGCTGGTCGTCGAGGACGGCCGGATCGCGTTCCGGCACGCGCTGCTCGCGGAGGCCGTCTACACCGACCTGCTGCCGGGCGAGCTCGGCGGCGTGCACCGCGCGTACCTGCGGGCGCTCGACGCGGAGCCCGGCGTGGGGACGGCGGCGCAGCGCGCGGCGCACGCCGTGCGCGCACCCGACCTGCCGGTGGCCCTGCGGGCGTCGTGGGACGCCGCGGTGCAGGCGCACCGCGTCCTGGCCCCGACGGAGGAGCTGCGTCACCTGGAGGTCGTCCTGCGGCTGTGGGACGCGGCACCCGAGGTGGCGGCGGCCCTCCCGGAGCACCGTGCGGGCGTGCTGCTGCGCGCCGCGGGCGCCGCGAGCCGGGCCGGCGCCGCGGACCGCGCCGTGCAGCTCGCCCGCTCGGCGCTGGAGGCCCCGGACACCCCGCCGGGCGAGCGGCCCGCCGTGCGCACCATGGTCGCCCGGCACCTGCTCGGCGTCGACGACGTGCCCACGGCCCTCGACGAGGCGGCCCGGGCCGTCGCCGAGCTCCCCGACGCGCCGACGCCCGCGCGCGCCTGGGCGCTGGCCACGTACGCGCGCGCCGCCGTCAACGCGGGCCGGGAGGACGAGGCGGAGCAGCTGGCGGGCCGGGCGGTGGAGATCGCCCGGGAGGTCGGCGACGCGGCCGCCGAGTCGGACGCGATGGCGACGCTCGCGCTCGCGGAGCGCCTCGACCACGCGCAGTCGGCCCGGCTGCTCGCCGAGGCCCTGGAGCGCGCGGTCGGCGCCGAGGACCGGGCCACGGAGCTGCGGATCCGCTACAACCTCGCCTCGGCGCACTACGACGTCGGCGACCTGCCGCGGGCCGCGCAGGCGTCGGCCACCGGGGTGGCGCGGGCCCGGGCGCTGGGCATGTCCTGGGCGCCGCACGGCGTCGACCTGCACGCCCTCGACGCGATGATCCGGTTCGCGCGCGGCGACCTGTCGCCGCGCGCACCCGGCCCGGACGACGACGGGGACGTGCCCGAGTTCGCCGCCGCACTGGTCGCGGCGGGAGACCTGTGGGCGGCCGTCGCGCGCGGCGACGACGACGCCGTGGGCCGCGCGCAGGCGCTCGAGCGCTGGTGGGACCGGGACCCGCTCGTGGCGCTGCTCGCGGGCGGCAACGCCGTCGACGCGCTGACGTGGCAGGGCCGGCCGGCGCAGGCACGGGAGCTGCTGGACCGCGTCGACGCGCACCTGCGCTCGGTGTGGCCGCAGATGTACACCGGCGGCATCCGGATGAGCGCCCTGGCGCTCGCCGCGACGGCCGACGAGGCCGCGGTGCGGCGGCTCGCCGGCGCCGCGGTCGACGACCTGCTGGCGGACGCCGACGCACGCCTCGACCGTGCCGAGCGGACCGCGCAGGCACGTCGTCCCCGCCCCGGCGGCATGGGCCCGGAGGGCCGCGCGTGGCTCGCGCGGGCGCGCGCCGAGCACGCGCGGGCCCGCAGCGAGGCGGCACCGGCCCTGTGGGCGAGCACCGTCGCGGAGTTCGGCTACGGGCACGCGTACGAGGAGGCGCGCTCGCGCTGGCGGTGGGCCGAGGCGCTGCTCGTGGCCGGCGACCGCGCCGCGGCGACGACGCAAGCCGCGTCGGCGCTCGCCGCCGCGCAGGGCATGGGCGCCCGGCCGCTCGCCGAGGCCGTGCGCGACCTGGTCCGGCGCGGGCGGCTGGACGTCGCGGGCGTGCGCGCGCAGGGCGTCGACGTGCTGACCGCCCGCGAGGCCGAGGTGCTCGCGCTCGTCGCGCAGGGGCTGTCCAACCGGCAGATCGGCGAGCGGCTGTTCATCTCCGGCAAGACCGTGTCCGTGCACGTGTCGAACGTGCTGGGGAAGCTCGGTGCGTCCGGGCGCACCGAGGCGGTCACGGTCGCCCACCGGCGCGGGCTCCTGACGCCCCGGGCCTAG
- a CDS encoding LiaF transmembrane domain-containing protein has protein sequence MQRRPPGQVLLGLLVVAVGVVLLLERTGVLDVDPGTVVGTWWPLAVIAVGVVSAVVVPRAWIGPAVVTAVGAILLLVELGVVEPDVWSALWPVAIVAVGLGILLRAGSSGGDADHVTAFAFWWGAEPRTRSQRFTGASLTAVMGGVSLDLREADIVGQARIDVFTFWGGVDIRVPRTWRVRIGGLPLLGGWEDKTVAPADPAAPLLDVRVVSLMGGVEVRHGKTPADAPVEQPGVPGRP, from the coding sequence ATGCAGAGACGTCCCCCCGGCCAGGTGCTCCTCGGTCTGCTCGTCGTCGCGGTCGGGGTCGTGCTGCTGCTCGAGCGCACCGGCGTCCTCGACGTCGATCCTGGCACCGTGGTGGGCACGTGGTGGCCGCTCGCGGTGATCGCCGTCGGTGTCGTGTCCGCGGTGGTGGTGCCGCGCGCGTGGATCGGGCCGGCGGTCGTCACGGCCGTCGGGGCGATCCTGCTGCTCGTGGAGCTGGGCGTCGTCGAGCCCGACGTGTGGTCCGCGCTGTGGCCCGTGGCGATCGTGGCCGTCGGGCTGGGCATCCTCCTGCGCGCCGGCTCGTCGGGCGGCGACGCGGACCACGTCACCGCGTTCGCGTTCTGGTGGGGCGCCGAGCCGCGCACGCGGTCGCAGCGGTTCACCGGTGCCAGCCTCACCGCCGTCATGGGCGGGGTCTCCCTCGACCTGCGCGAGGCCGACATCGTGGGGCAGGCGCGCATCGACGTGTTCACGTTCTGGGGCGGCGTGGACATCCGCGTACCGCGCACGTGGCGCGTGCGCATCGGTGGGCTGCCGCTGCTGGGTGGCTGGGAGGACAAGACGGTCGCACCCGCGGACCCGGCCGCGCCCCTGCTCGACGTGCGCGTCGTCTCGCTCATGGGCGGGGTGGAGGTCCGGCACGGCAAGACGCCGGCGGACGCACCGGTCGAGCAGCCGGGCGTGCCGGGACGTCCGTGA
- a CDS encoding PspC domain-containing protein: protein MDEIRSAFARAGLVRPYAGRLLAGVCAGVAVRAGVPAWIVRLVLVLLLVLPGSPFLIYAVLWFCMPSQGWVPGVRTTP from the coding sequence ATGGACGAGATCCGCAGCGCGTTCGCGCGTGCCGGGCTGGTGCGCCCCTACGCGGGCCGGCTGCTGGCGGGCGTGTGCGCCGGCGTGGCCGTGCGGGCCGGGGTGCCGGCGTGGATCGTCCGGCTCGTTCTGGTGCTGCTCCTGGTGCTCCCCGGGAGCCCGTTCCTGATCTACGCGGTGCTGTGGTTCTGCATGCCGTCGCAGGGCTGGGTGCCGGGCGTGCGGACCACGCCGTGA